A region of the Rhizobium binae genome:
TTCGCTGCCGGATCTGGTGCGCGCCGGCGCCGGCAAGACGGTGCTTCCCTGTTTCGTCGGCGATCTCCATCCGGAATTGCAGCGCCAGGGCGGCGAATTGCCGGAATTGCGCCACCGTCAATGGATCGTCATGAACGCCGAGGACCGCCATCGCCCCGAAATCCGCACCGTTGCCGACCGAATGACCAAGCTCATCCGAAGCTATGCCGATCTCTTCGCCGGAAAACGGCCGAGCCGCGGTTGACGTTAACGATGAAGCGCCCGCGCATCTCCGGGACGTGCGGGCACTTGGATGAAGGCCGGCGACCCGAGGTCGCCAGGCTATGCTTGTCAGTGCCGGTTGGTGACGACGACCGGAATGAGCAGGTCGCCCCAGTTGCCGTCGCCGCCGTGATGACGGGCCGAGCGCACCAGTTCGACCGAAACGCCGGCCTCGACCGCTTTCATGACCGACTGGTTCAGCCGGTGCAGGTCGTTGGCGAGCATGCGGATCGTCGTCTGCTGATCCTCGCTCATGCTGGTCGTCTGCTCTTCGGCCCGTTCCCGGACGCGTGAAATGGATGCCATGGTTCTGTCCTCCTCTTCGGGTTATTCCGCAGCTGGTTTGAACTGCGCATGTTCGGTTGAATCGTGCATCGCCGTGGTCGACGACCGGCCGCCGGTGATGGCGAGCGACACGGCGTCGAAATAGCCGGTGCCGACCTCGCGCTGATGCTTGGTGGCGGTATAACCATAGTCCTCTGCGGCGAATTCGGCCTCCTGCAGCTCGGAATATGCCGACATTTGCCGCTGCCGGTAGCCGCGCGCCAGCTCATACATGCCGTAGTTCAGTTGGTGGAACCCGGCGAGCGTGATGAACTGGAACTTGTAACCCATCGCCCCGAGTTCGCGCTGGAACTTGGCAATCGTCGCCTCGTCGAGGTTCTTCTTCCAGTTGAAGGACGGCGAGCAATTATAGGCGAGCAGCTTGCCGGGATGGACTCTGTGGACACCTTCGGCAAACCGGCGCGCCTGCTCGAGATCCGGCTTGGAAGTCTCGCACCAGATCAGGTCGCAATGCGGCGCGTAGGCGACGGCCCGGGCGATGCACGGCTCGATGCCGTTTCTGACCTGGTAGAAGCCTTCGACGGTGCGCCCGGCATCGTAATCGACGAAGGGCTGGTCGCGCTCGTCGATGTCGGAGGTGAGCAGCTTTGCCGCTTCCGCGTCGGTGCGGGCGATCACCAGCGTCGCCACGCCCATGACGTCGGCGGCAAGCCGTGCGGCGTCGAGATTGCGGATATGGGCCGCTGTCGGGATCAGTACCTTGCCGCCGAGATGGCCGCACTTCTTCTCCGAGGCGAGTTGGTCCTCGAAATGGACGCCGGCAGCACCTGCCTCGATATAGGCCTTCATGATCTCGAAGGCATTGAGCGGCCCGCCGAACCCGGCTTCCGCATCGGCGACGATCGGCGCGAACCAGGTGTCGACGGAAAGTCCGCTACCTTCCGACGTCTCGATCTGATCGGCGCGCTGCAGGGTGCGGTTGATGCGTTTGGCAAGCTCCGGCCCCGCATTGGCGGGATAAAGCGACTGGTCGGGATACATCGCCGATGCCGTATTGGCGTCGGCCGCCACCTGCCAGCCGGAGAGATAGATCGCCTTCAGCCCGGCGCGCACCATCTGCATGGCTTGGTTGCCGGAAAGTGCGCCGAGCGCATTGACGAAATCCTCCTGGTGGAGAAGCCGCCACAACCGGTCCGCCCCCATTTCCGCCAGCGTATAGGTGAGCGCCACCGAGCCTCTGAGCCGCTGCACATCGGCGGCCGAGTAGGGCCGTTCGATGCTGTCGAAGCGGCCTGCCGGTGCGTTTTGGACAAGCTTGTAAAAATCGGTCATGCTGCTCTCCTTACTTAAAATTGCCGTCTCCGGTGTCGCATTCTAGAATTTACAAAGACGCCCGAGATTGCCAGAAAAACCTTTGATATTGGCGGCGGAAACGGGTTATTATGCGGAGGATTTACAGGCCCGTGCTGTGAATTTGTAAAATTTTGTAAATCCGGTTGCCTGGCTTTTTGTAAAAGAGTGTGACATGGCGGAACGGAAGATTTTTGCAGGCGCGAAAGTGCGGCGCATCCGCAATGCGCTGGCACTGACGCAGACCGCCATGGCCGAGGCGCTGGAGATTTCGCCCTCCTATCTGAACCTCATCGAGCGCAACCAGCGGCCTTTGACGGTGCAGCTCCTCTTGAAGCTCGCGGCCGTCTACAAGGTCGATCTGGAGGAATTGCGGGGGCAGACCGGCGGCAGCCTCGGCCAGCTCAAGGAGGTCTTCGCCGATCCGCTGCTTTCGGGTGAACTGCCCGGCGACCAGGAATTGGTCGAGGTGGCAGAGGCCGCACCCAATGCCGCAAGCGGCATGATCAAGCTCTATCGCGCCTATCGCGAACAGGCCGCCCGGCTCTCCGACCTGACGGGGCTGATGGCCGCCGAGGGACATGCGCCGGTCGCCGTCGGCCGCTTGCCGCTCGACGAGCTGCGCGAGACGCTGGAGCGCAGGTCGGCCTATTTCGGACGGATCGAGACGGCGGCGGAAGCCTTTGCCGCGACGCTTCCCGGCGGCGCCGATCTTGCCGCCGGGCTGAAGGACTGGCTGCGGGCCGAGCGCGGCATTGCGGTGCGCGTCCTGCCGGTGCACGTCATGCCGGATCTGCGCCGCCGTTTCGATCGTCATTCGATGCGGCTGTTCATTTCCGAACGCCTGTCGCCGGCCGACCGTGCGCATGAGATCGCTATCGAGGCCGCCAGCCTCGCCTTGCTCCCGGCCATCGATGCCGAACTCGACGATCTCTCGCTCTCCTCCGCCGAGGCGCGCCGCATCGCCCGCTTCGAGCTGGCCCGCATCGCGGCCCTGGCGCTCGCCATGCCCTATGAGGCCTTCCTGTCGGCGGCCAAGGCGGTGCGCTACGACATCGATATTCTTCGGGCCCGCTTTTCCGTCTCCTTCGGCCATGCCGCCACGCGTCTGACCATGCTGCAGCGGCCAGGGGCGGCGGCTATTCCCTTCTTCATGATGGAGATCGATGCCGCCGGCCACCGGCTGCGGCGAGGCGGCGCTCAGGGCTTTCCGCAGGCCCGTTTCGGCGGCGGCTGTCCGAAGCTCAATATCCATGCCGTCTTCCTGCAGCCGGGTCAGATTCTCGCCGAGACAGTGGTCATGCCGGATGGCGCATCCTTCCTGACGGTTGCCCGCACCCTGGAGGGGCCGAGCGTTGAATTCGGCGAAAGGGTGAGGCGGACCGCAATCCTGATTGTCTGTGACGCCGCCCTTGGCGAGGGCCTGGCCTATGGGCAGGCGACGGCGCTCGATCCGGTCACGATCGGCCCGGCCTGTCGCCTCTGCGAGCGGCGCGGCTGTCTTTCCCGCGCCGAGCCGCCGGTGACGAGGCCGCTCGGGCTCGACGAGATGGTGGCGGGTCTCAGCGCCTTCGACTTCCGGTGATTGTGAAATCGTTGAGAGCGCAGTTTTTGCGCTTGTGAGCTTAGAAATTCCTTCTTAGTCTGCGGACAAACCAGAGGGAAAAGATGTCCGGAGATACGGGCGCTTTGAACAAACAGGAGAAGTCATGAGGTCAACCATCGCAAGCGTGACGGCCGCCGCCATCGCCGCGCTCTTTGCCGCCGCTCCAGCCGTTGCGCAGGAGCGCGTCGTCAATGTCTACAATTGGTCGGATTATATCGACGACAGCATCCTGACCGATTTCACCAAGGAAACCGGCATCAAGGTCGTTTACGACACCTTCGATTCGAACGAGACCGTAGAAACCAAGCTGCTTGCCGGCGGCACCGGTTATGACGTCGTCGTTCCCACCGCCGACTTCCTGCAGCGCCAGATCCAGGCGGGCGTTTTCCAGAAGCTCGACAAGTCGAAGCTGCCGAACCTGTCCAACATGTGGGACGTGATCCAGCAGCGCACCGCCGCATACGATCCGGGCAATGAATATGCGGTCGATTACATGTGGGGCACCGACGGTATCGGCTATAACGTCAAGAAGGTCGCCGAGATCCTCGGTCCCGATGCCAAGCCGGGCCTCGAAGTGATCTTCGATCCGAAGGTCGCCGAAAAATTCAAGGACTGCGGCATCTACGTGCTCGACACGCCGAAGGACGTCATGACCACGGCGCTGAAATATCTTGGCCTCGATCCGAACTCCACCAAGGCCGAAGATTTCAAGAAGGTCGAGGAATTGCTGACGGCGGTGCGCCCCTATATCCGCAAGTTCCACTCGTCCGAATATATCAACGCCCTTGCCAACGGCGATATCTGCATCGCCTTCGGCTATTCCGGCGACATGCTGCAGGCCCGCGACCGGGCCGCCGAAGCCAAGAACGGCGTCGAGGTCAACTACTCGATCCCGGTCCAAGGCGCCCAGATGTGGTTCGACATGATGGCGATCCCGGCCGATGCCAAGCATGTGGCCGAAGCGCATGAGTTCCTGAATTACATGATGAAGCCCGAGGTCATCGCCAAGGCGAGCGACCACACCTTCTATGCCAACGGCAACAAGGCCTCGCAGCAGTTCGTCAGCAAGGAGGTGCTGGAAGATCCGGCGATCTACCCGACCGAAGAGGTGATGAAGGGACTCTTCACGGTAAAGCCATGGGACCCGAAGACCCAGCGTACCGCGACGCGGATCTGGACGAAGGTCGTCACCGGCCAGTAAGTCGATGCCAGGCCCGGACGGAAACGTCCGGGCCTTTCAATTACCGGCCTAGAACAGGATGATTTTAGG
Encoded here:
- a CDS encoding SMc00767 family acetate metabolism repressor, which produces MASISRVRERAEEQTTSMSEDQQTTIRMLANDLHRLNQSVMKAVEAGVSVELVRSARHHGGDGNWGDLLIPVVVTNRH
- the aceA gene encoding isocitrate lyase encodes the protein MTDFYKLVQNAPAGRFDSIERPYSAADVQRLRGSVALTYTLAEMGADRLWRLLHQEDFVNALGALSGNQAMQMVRAGLKAIYLSGWQVAADANTASAMYPDQSLYPANAGPELAKRINRTLQRADQIETSEGSGLSVDTWFAPIVADAEAGFGGPLNAFEIMKAYIEAGAAGVHFEDQLASEKKCGHLGGKVLIPTAAHIRNLDAARLAADVMGVATLVIARTDAEAAKLLTSDIDERDQPFVDYDAGRTVEGFYQVRNGIEPCIARAVAYAPHCDLIWCETSKPDLEQARRFAEGVHRVHPGKLLAYNCSPSFNWKKNLDEATIAKFQRELGAMGYKFQFITLAGFHQLNYGMYELARGYRQRQMSAYSELQEAEFAAEDYGYTATKHQREVGTGYFDAVSLAITGGRSSTTAMHDSTEHAQFKPAAE
- a CDS encoding helix-turn-helix domain-containing protein, giving the protein MAERKIFAGAKVRRIRNALALTQTAMAEALEISPSYLNLIERNQRPLTVQLLLKLAAVYKVDLEELRGQTGGSLGQLKEVFADPLLSGELPGDQELVEVAEAAPNAASGMIKLYRAYREQAARLSDLTGLMAAEGHAPVAVGRLPLDELRETLERRSAYFGRIETAAEAFAATLPGGADLAAGLKDWLRAERGIAVRVLPVHVMPDLRRRFDRHSMRLFISERLSPADRAHEIAIEAASLALLPAIDAELDDLSLSSAEARRIARFELARIAALALAMPYEAFLSAAKAVRYDIDILRARFSVSFGHAATRLTMLQRPGAAAIPFFMMEIDAAGHRLRRGGAQGFPQARFGGGCPKLNIHAVFLQPGQILAETVVMPDGASFLTVARTLEGPSVEFGERVRRTAILIVCDAALGEGLAYGQATALDPVTIGPACRLCERRGCLSRAEPPVTRPLGLDEMVAGLSAFDFR
- a CDS encoding polyamine ABC transporter substrate-binding protein, coding for MRSTIASVTAAAIAALFAAAPAVAQERVVNVYNWSDYIDDSILTDFTKETGIKVVYDTFDSNETVETKLLAGGTGYDVVVPTADFLQRQIQAGVFQKLDKSKLPNLSNMWDVIQQRTAAYDPGNEYAVDYMWGTDGIGYNVKKVAEILGPDAKPGLEVIFDPKVAEKFKDCGIYVLDTPKDVMTTALKYLGLDPNSTKAEDFKKVEELLTAVRPYIRKFHSSEYINALANGDICIAFGYSGDMLQARDRAAEAKNGVEVNYSIPVQGAQMWFDMMAIPADAKHVAEAHEFLNYMMKPEVIAKASDHTFYANGNKASQQFVSKEVLEDPAIYPTEEVMKGLFTVKPWDPKTQRTATRIWTKVVTGQ